The genomic segment GGCGTGGTGTAGCCGATCGCCGCGTAATAATCGCGGGTGCGCTGCATGTAGGGAACGGGGGAGTCGTAGTCGGGCGCAAAGCCGAATTCGTCGTCGCGCGGAGCAGACATGGCGCGTCTCCTGGTTCTTGGTTGGGGCCAGAGTAGAGATAGTCGGGAGTGAGCTCAACCGGGGGAGCGGCGGCGCAGGTCAGAATTGCAGACGAGGATGGCGCGGCGCCGACAGTGCCTCTTACCCTCCCCTGGAGGGGGAGGGTCGATCGCGCGCAGCGCGAGCGGGGTGGGGTGATCTCTCCACTCGGGCACTGTTGGATGTGGAGAGACCGTCACCCCACCCCGTCTCACATTTCGCTGCGCTGCATGTGAGCCGACCCTCCCCCTCCAGGGGAGGGTAAGAGCGCCACCTACCTGAACACGTGCAGCGCTGCATATTGCAGCAGCATGATCGCCTTGGCGTCGATGATGCGGCCGTCGGCGATCATCGCCAGGGCCTCGTCGATGGAAAGCTCCAGCACCTCGATGTCCTCGCCCTCGTGCTCGAGGCCGCCGCCGTCGCTCACCCGCATCTCGGGCTCATATTCGGCGACGAAGAAATGCAGCTTCTCGGTGATGGCGCCGGGGCTCATGAAGGCCTCGAACACCTTGTGGACGTGGTGCAGGCGATAGCCGGTCTCTTCCTCCGCCTCGGCGCGGATGCGCTCCTCGGGCTCGGCGTTGTCGAGCACGCCGGCGGCCGCCTCGATCAACAGATCGTCGTAGCCGCGGATGAAGGCCGGCAGGCGGAACTGGCGCACCAGGATCACGGTCCGCCGCGCGAGATTGTAGGGCAGCACCGCGGCGGCGTTGTCGCGCTCATAGGTCTCGCGATGCTGCGTCTGCCACTCGCCACTGGCGCGCCGGTACTCGAACGTCGTGGTCTTCAGCGTGGTCCAGCCGTCCGAGAGCACGCGGACGTCCTTGATGCGGACGCGGTCGGAAATGGTCATGAGGTCTCTCTCTTCTTCACCTCTCCCCGCTTGCGGGGAGAGGTCGCATCCCATCGGAGATGGGATGCGGGTGAGGGGGTACAGGTCCATCGACGATCTCGCGTGCGGAGAGAAGCCCCTCACCCCAACCCTCTCCCCGTAAGAACGGGGCGAGGGGGCGCAGTTGCGTTCGCGGCCGCATCTCGATCTCAATTGCTTGGCGTGGTCGCGCGGCCGTCGAGCCACTTCTGGAACATCACGGAGGTCGATAGCTCGAAGCCCAGCGAGCCATAGAACGCATTGGCCTGCGCGTTCTCGCGGCGGACCAGGAGCTGCAGCTTCGAAATCCCGGCGCTTCGCAGCCAGTCCTCGGCCGCGGCCATGATGATGCGGCCATAGCCGCGCTTCTGACAGGTGGGATCGACGGCGACGTAATAGACCCAGCCGCGATGGCCATCATGGCCGACCATCGCGGTGGCAACGATCGCGCCGTTCTCGCGGCCGACCAGCACGGTGGAATTGGCCCGCCGCCGCGCCAGCGCGATGTCGGCATGCGGATCGTTCCAGGGCCGCGTCAGGCCGCAGCGCTGCCATAGCGCGACGACTGGCTCGACATCGGCGTCGGAGATGGGCTCGATCGCAAGGGCGCTCACAGCACCTTCCCCGGATTCATGATGCCGAGCGGATCGAGCATCGCCTTGACCTGTCGCATCAGCTCGAACGCGGTCTTGTCCTTCACCTCGGGCAGCTCGTCGCGCTTGAGCACGCCGATGCCGTGCTCGGCCGAGATCGAGCCGCCCATGCGCAGCACGATCTCGAACACCACCGCGTTCACATCATGCCAGCGCGCGAGGAAATCGGCGGTGTTGGCGCCGATCGGCTGACTGACATTGTAATGCAGATTGCCGTCGCCGAGATGGCCGAACGGCACCGGCCGGGCGCCGGGGATCAGCTTCACCACGGCCGCATCGGCTTCCGCGATGAATTCGGGCACGGCCGCAACCGGGACGGAGATGTCGTGCTTGATCGAGCCGCCTTCCGGCTTCTGCGCCGCCGACATCTCGTCACGCAGCTTCCAGAACGCCGCGCGCTGGGCGAGGCTCGCCGCGATCACGGCATCGTCGACGATCTCCTCCTCCATGGCGCGGGCGAGGATCGTCTCCAGCGGCGTGCGGGCATCCTCGCTTGGCGATGACAATTCCATCAGCACGTACCAGGGATGCTTCTCGGCGAGCGGATCGCGCACGTCGATGCCGTGGCGCACGGAGAAATCCACCGCCAGCTGCGACAGCAGCTCGAAGCTCGTCAGCGCATTGGCGGCCTCGCCTTGCGCGATGGTGAGCAGCTTCAGCGCCGCCGCCGGCGATTTCAGCCCGACGAAGGCGGTCTCGATCGCCCGCGGCTTCGGAAACAGTTTCAGCGTCGCCGCGGTGATGATGCCGAGCGTGCCTTCAGCGCCGATGAAGAGGTTGTGCAGATTGTAGCCGGTGTTGTCCTTCTTCAGCTTCGACAGCGCGTTCAGCACGCGCCCGTCGGCGAGCACCACTTCCAGCCCCAGCGCCATCTCGCGCGCGACGCCATAGGCGAGCGCCGCGGTACCGCCGGCATTGGTGGAGAGATTGCCGCCGATGGTGCAGCTGCCTTCGGCACCGAGCGACAGCGGAAACAGCCGGTCGACCTCGGACGCCTTGGCTTGCGCGATCTGCAGCACCACGCCGGCTTCGACCGTCATGGTGTTAGAGGCGGTGTCGACCTCGCGGATCTTGTCAAGCCGGCGCAGCGACACCACCACCTCGCCATTATGCGGCGTCTGGCCGCCGACGAGCCCGGTGTTGCCGCCCTGCGGCACCAGCGCGATGTTGTGCGCGGACGCGAGCTTGCAGATGGCAGAGACCTCCGCCGTCGAGCCCGGGCGCAGCACCAGCGGCGAGCGGCCGTGGAACAAATTGCGCTCCTCGGTGACGTAAGGCTCGATATCAGTCGGATCGGTGATCGCGTGGCGGTCGCCGACGATGTTGCGGAATTGCGCGATCAATTCGGGGGCAAGCGGCGGGGTGGCAGGCTTGTTGATGTTCATGTCCTCGTCTCTTGCTTCACCGCGCCACCGCGGCGCGGCGCAGCCGGTCGTTGATCGCCTCACCCAGACCATCTTCGGGTATCGGCATCACCGCAATCGCCCGCGGCGCTCTCGCATCGAGGCTGCGAAGATAGCCGAACAGATTGGCGGCGGCTTCATCGAGATCACCGGTGGGCGACAAATTCATGACGGCCGACGCGGCGTCAAGGCCGGGCAGGCGCGCGGGGCCGAACGCCAGCAGCGCCTCGCCCGGCGCGATCTCACGCGCATCGAGCCGCACATGGGCGCGCGGCGCGTAATGCGAGGCCAGCATGCCCGGCGCCAGCGGCTGGCCGTCGTCGCTCTCGGCCTCCGCCGGCGGCCGCGCCAGCGGCGCGCCCAGCACCGCCTCGATCCGCTCGCGTGACAGCCCGCCGGGACGGAGCAGCATCGGCGCGTCGAGGCAGCCGACGATCGTCGATTCCACGCCGACCGTAACAGGCCCGCCATCGACGATCAGGTCGATCCGCCCGGAAAGGTCGCTCTCGACATGGGCAGCCAGCGTCGGCGAGACGTGGCCGGAGATGTTGGCCGACGGCGCCACCACCGCGCCGCCGAAGGCGCGCAGGATCGCCTGCGCGACGGGATGGGCGGGGATGCGGATCGCGACCGTGTCGAGTCCGGCGGTGGCAAGATCCGCCACCGGGCAGTCCTCGGTCTTCGGCACCACCAGCGTCAGCGGCCCCGGCCAGAACGCTTCCGCCAGTGCCAGCGCGCGCGCATCGAATCGCCCGATCCGCCGCGCGGCCTTGAGGTCCGCGACATGCGCAATCAGCGGATTGAACGCCGGCCGCCCCTTGGCGGCGTAGAGATGGGCGATCGCGGTGGCATTGGCTGCATCCGCCCCGAGCCCGTAGACCGTCTCGGTCGGGAACGCGACCAGCCCGCCGGCCGCAAGTCGCCGGGCAGCGGCTTCCGCGCCGGCCGCGCCGGCCGGCAAAATCAGCGTTTCAACACCCGTTTTCACGAGGGCAAAATTCCTCAGCTCGGCCGCTTGCAGTGCGTCAAACCCGACGCTATAAGCCGCCTTCTTGTCGGAGTGTGGCTCAGCCCGGTAGAGCACTGCGTTCGGGACGCAGGGGTCGCAGGTTCGAATCCTGCCACTCCGACCATCATTTCAAGTACTTATACTTTCTACGTTTTTCCCACGCAATGAAATGCGCAATGATTTGAGGCACGGCAGCCATCCCTGTCGATCCCAGGCTTATGCCAGGGGCGTCGAGGAGCAGATCAGGCTGATGCGGGACGACCTAAACGAACCCTGGCGGGATGTCACGTAGGACATGATCGAGCATCACAAATGCTCCCTCCGGACTTACGGGCCTTTTTGGCTGACCTCCGGGCGCCAATGGCGCGCGGGGGATAGAGTTCATCTCAGCGCCTTCCTCCAAACGCCTACGCAGCCTCTTCATCCGGATGAAGGTCCTTGTCAGCAAGCCTCGCACCATTGGCGGAGATCGGCAATTGTCCGGAAACAAAGACAAAAGCACCGGCTCTCACCGCATGACCGTCGTACCCACCTGGGGCCGCCACTCCGTGAGGTTCTAGGCAGGCAATGTCACCAGCCATTAAACCTCCGCCATCTTTCAATGCCGTTTTCCGAGGCATGATATTCGGAGAATTGTGCTCCGGTAGCACAGGCGTGATTCGGGAGTATTCGAAGTCGTGTGCCAATCGGAAAGCAATTTTCAAGAGAGATGACAGGACCGTTTCTTACGGCGAGGATTCCGTGTTCCTGATTTGCTGCGATCATCACCAAGTCTTCCTTGAGCGGGCGCCCCTCTAAATCGCATGCGATCCCGTATCCGTAATCACGGCGCTGACGAGCAGTGCCGCGGTCTCGGCTCATCGCCATCCATCCGGCGTCGACGATAATCCAGCCTTTCTCCGACTGATGGCCGACCACGCTCGTCAGCACGGACAGGGCGATATCGTCGAACGCGCAGACGCCGACATTCGTCATAAATAGATCGAAGAACACGTACACGCCGCAGCGCACTTCCGTAACGCCGTCCAAGGCGCGGGCGGACAGCGCTGTCGGGGTCGATCCGACGCTCACGACCGGGCATGGAAGGCCGGCAGCGCGAAGCCGTTCGGCCGCGCGAACGCTCAAGGCACGCTCCTGCTCCGCCAACCGCTCCAGAGCCCCGGGCTCGTCGAGTTCATAGGAGTTTCCGGCATGAGTCAGCACGCCGCGAAGTGTGGCGCCGCCGGTGTGAAGAATGCGGCCGATCTCGATAAGACGCTCATCCTCGGGGCCTACACCCGAGCGGTGTCCGTCAGTGTCGACCTCGATCAGGACGTGGAAAGGATCGCGATGGGACTGCGCCTCGACGACGGCTTGCGCAGCCTCGACCGAGTCGACCAGAATTTTGAGGCGGCAGCCTCGATCACGCAGTCGCTGGGCCCGGCTGAGCCGGTGCGGCGCGATGCAGACCGCGTAGAGGATGTCGTCGTAGCCCGCAGCAAAAAACTCCTCGGCTTCGCGCAGGGTCGAGACGGTGATGCCGTTCGAGCCCGCGGCGCGCTGCCTGTCCGCAACAGCGAAGCATTTGGTCGTCTTGACGTGGGGACGGAAACTGACGTCCAAGGCGTTCATCCGGTCCTGCATGCGGGCGATATTACGCTGCATGCGCACGACGTCGACGATGGCAGCGGGCGTTTCGATGTCGGAAAAAGATGTCATGCTTAGTCCAGATATTCGCCCTTGGCGCGCAGCACTGGCACGTCGTGCTCCAGCCCTTGGGCGATCAGCGCGCTGACGGCACCGGGCTCGAGGTCCGATCCCCGTGGCAGTTCGACACCCACCGCTGTCATTTGCCGCATGACATCCGGGTCGACGAGTGCTGCGCGCAAGGCGTCGTTTAATTTCTGACGCACCGGAACGGGCGTTCCCCTTCGCACGAAGATCGCGTTCCAGGAGCGGAGTTTCACGCCCGGATAGCCGGCCTCTGCCGTAGTGGATATTTGAGGCGCCTGCGGCAGGGGCTGATCACTCAGCGCTGCGATGGCCTTGATCGTTCCGCCGAGCACTTGAGGGAGCGCTGTGGTGGTCTGGTCACACATGAAGTCCACGTGACCACCCATGAGGTCGTTCATCGCTGGGGCAATGCCGCGATATGGAACATGGGTGATGCTCAGTTTCAGGTTTGACAGCAGCAGAACGCAGGCATAGTGCGAAATCGATCCGACGCCAGCGCTGCCATAGGTGAGTTTCTCGCCGTTGGCACCGGCATAGGTGACGAACTCATGTAGATTGGATGCCGGCAGGTCCATCTTCGCGACAAGAAGTGTGGAAGCCATCCCAGCGAGGCCCACAGGCTCGAAGTCGGCGATTGGGTCGTATGGAAGGCGTTTGTAGAACGCGACATTCGCGACATGTGTGCCGATGGTGCCAAATCCGAGCGAGTATCCATCCGCAGGCGCCTTTAGCAATTTGGTTAGGCCGATGGTGCCGCTGGCGCCGCCAATATTTTCTACGATGATCGACTGCTTCAAGTGGGCGGCCATGGCTTGAGCCACCGCCCGGCCAAGTGCATCGCTCGGGCCACCGGCGGGAAACGGAACGATCAGCGTCAATTGCCTCTCGGGAAACTCCTGGGCCGTTGCCGCAGAGATGTTCAATCCGACTGCGAACATGGCGGCCAACGTGCGAGATATCATGAAAAGTCCTCCAGCCAGGGAACGAGGTCATCGAGGTTCGGAGATTCTCTCTCGGCTGCCGGTGCGCCCTCCGGACGAGCCAAGCCCACGCGATTGTGCCAGTAGGTGCGCAGCCCGACGGCTGAGGTGCCGATGAGGTCGCAGCCGGAGCCTGCGACAAACGCTGCGTCCGCAGCCGACACGCCCAGCATGTCCAACGCAAGACGATAGGGGCGGGAGTCGGGCTTATAGAAGCCGGCCTCCTCCGCGGTGATCACGACATCCCATTGTGTGCGGAGGCGGGCGGCAGCCATTCGTCCAAGGCGCGTCGAGCAATTGGTGACGACTGCCAGGCGCGCGCGTCCGGCCAACTGGTCTAGCGCAGCCTGCGCGCCGCTCCAGACCGGGAGGGACATCCAATTTGCTTCGAGGGCGTCTGCCGCCGACGGAGCGAGACCAGTTGCGCGCGCAGCCTGGCGGACCAGATCCTCATACGGAACATAACTACCGCAACCATAGGTCATGCGGAGATACTCGGCCCTCCAGGCTCGGCCCGACGCTTCGGATCCGGCGGAGGCATTCCAGACGCTCCAGGAATCGAGGAGCGCCGTGAGAAGATCGAAAAGAACGGCGCGGGGCATGGTCATTGTCAAACTTCTATCACTTCGGGGATCAGTTGTGTTTAAGTATGATTAGCTTATCCTTTCAGGAAAATTGAATGATTGCGCTTGAGGATTTTCGATTTGTGGTAGCCCTGAGCCGAACCGGCTCGCTTAGCGGGGCGGCGAGGGCGCTCGATGTCACGCCGCCGGCGCTTTCCATGCGATTGAAAAAGCTGGAGGCCGTTCTCGGAATCAATCTTGTCGTCCGCAACTCCCGAGGCCTGCGCTTCACGCCGGAAGGCGAACGGCTCGTTCATGAAGCCCAGTCCCTGTTGGCGCGTATCGATGATCTGGGGAACAGTCTCAGCGGTGGCGCATTTGCCGGCCCCCTACGGGTTGTCGCGCCCTTTGGCTTTGGCAGGATTCATGTCGCGCCCGTCATGGCGGCATTCATTCGCGACTACCCACAGGTGCGTGCGACGCTGGATCTTTCCGAAACCCCCTGGAACAGCAATGTCGAAGCTGACGTCGTCATCCATATCGGGACAGTCCGGGATTCCTCGTGGATCGCTCATCTTCTTGCCCGCAACGCGCGCTGGGTGTGCGCCAGTCCCGGCTATCTTCGACGACGCGGAACGCCGTCACATCCCCGCGACCTGGCGCAGCATGCATGTCTCTCCGTTCGCGAAAACGAAGAGGACGTGACGCTTTGGCGCTACAGGAACAGCCACGCATCATCCCGGCGATCAGAAGCGCTTCGAATAACTCCGGCACTCACCAGCAACAATGGTGAGGTTGTTCGCGAGTGGGCTATTGCAGGGTTGGGCATCGCACTCAGGTCCGAATGGGACGTGGCGCCATCGGTTAAGAAGGGCGAACTGCGTCGGCTGTTTCGTGAATATGAATTCGAAGGCGCCGATATTCTGGCCTTGGTGCCAACGCGTCGCGGGGTCTCAGCCCGTGTCTCGCATTTTGTTGAAAGCCTGAAAACCCGCTTTCAACCGAGGCCGCCTTGGCGAAGTATTTGACGTGCAGCGCTCGAAGCCGCCTTGATGGCGGTTCGGCCGACCGATTTGGCTCTCGCCATGGGGACGCGTCGAGCAATGTCCGCTATCAGCGCGAGAGAGCGGGGTCATGACCCGGAGCCGAACCGGGGCGGGACAGCGGCGCGGCCGTGATCGGCCACGCCGCTGTGATCTTGCGATGGAAGGGCCCCTAGTCTTCGTAGGGTGCGTAGGCTGATGTGCCCCAGCGGGGCTCGTCATATCCGTAGCCCGGGCCCTGATAGCCGTAGGTGTTGGTGGGGTGCCAACCGCCGATGCGCTGGCATTGGCCGACGCCGGCCATCAACTGGCCGCCGCTCATCGCCGGGCCGGCGGCGCCGACAGCTTCTCCACTAGGTGTCGTGCACCAGCCGGGACCGCGTCCCGCAGCGAGGCTGGGGCTTGCAGTTGCGAGCGGCAAAATCGCGGCAAGAGTTGCGGCGACGCTCACGAGTTTCGTACGTGTCATGGTTGTCTCCATGTTCGGGCTTCAACGGGGGACCAATCCCTCCTGCCGCGAGACGTTCCGCGCGGAACGGTCGCGATGTCGCGAGCAAAGGGTTTCCTCGGGTTTCACGGAACGCGGTGATTCCATTCATGTGAGCGCGTCGTCGCGAGCGCATCATCATCTGCGCGCGATCAGCACACCCACCAGGAAGGCCACCAGCAGCGACGGCAGCGGGGCGTCGCGCACCATGCCGCGGACCACGTCTTGCCAGTGCTGCTCCGGCACCAGTTTCGGCGATCGCACGTTTGGCGCGGGCTCGATGGCCCAGCTGGATGCGAGCTCGGCGATTTCGCTCTGCGCGAGGCGCACGCCGTCGCGGACGCGAAAGATTGCGGCCTCGGATCGCTCGCGCGGCGCGAGCAGCATCAAGGTCTCGACGGCCGTGCGCAGCGTCATCTCGCCGTAGCCTTGCAGCCTGACCTGCTCCTCGGGATCGGACGTCATGCGAAATCCCTCACAAGCCGAATTCTTCATAACGCGAAGGGGCGCGCGATGGTGAAGACGCCGCCGCGCACAGGACCGGCATGGATACCGCACCGGCCACGCCGCGCGCGAGATAGGCG from the Bradyrhizobium sp. WBAH42 genome contains:
- a CDS encoding NUDIX domain-containing protein — protein: MTISDRVRIKDVRVLSDGWTTLKTTTFEYRRASGEWQTQHRETYERDNAAAVLPYNLARRTVILVRQFRLPAFIRGYDDLLIEAAAGVLDNAEPEERIRAEAEEETGYRLHHVHKVFEAFMSPGAITEKLHFFVAEYEPEMRVSDGGGLEHEGEDIEVLELSIDEALAMIADGRIIDAKAIMLLQYAALHVFR
- a CDS encoding GNAT family acetyltransferase produces the protein MSALAIEPISDADVEPVVALWQRCGLTRPWNDPHADIALARRRANSTVLVGRENGAIVATAMVGHDGHRGWVYYVAVDPTCQKRGYGRIIMAAAEDWLRSAGISKLQLLVRRENAQANAFYGSLGFELSTSVMFQKWLDGRATTPSN
- a CDS encoding FAD-binding oxidoreductase encodes the protein MNINKPATPPLAPELIAQFRNIVGDRHAITDPTDIEPYVTEERNLFHGRSPLVLRPGSTAEVSAICKLASAHNIALVPQGGNTGLVGGQTPHNGEVVVSLRRLDKIREVDTASNTMTVEAGVVLQIAQAKASEVDRLFPLSLGAEGSCTIGGNLSTNAGGTAALAYGVAREMALGLEVVLADGRVLNALSKLKKDNTGYNLHNLFIGAEGTLGIITAATLKLFPKPRAIETAFVGLKSPAAALKLLTIAQGEAANALTSFELLSQLAVDFSVRHGIDVRDPLAEKHPWYVLMELSSPSEDARTPLETILARAMEEEIVDDAVIAASLAQRAAFWKLRDEMSAAQKPEGGSIKHDISVPVAAVPEFIAEADAAVVKLIPGARPVPFGHLGDGNLHYNVSQPIGANTADFLARWHDVNAVVFEIVLRMGGSISAEHGIGVLKRDELPEVKDKTAFELMRQVKAMLDPLGIMNPGKVL
- a CDS encoding L-threonylcarbamoyladenylate synthase, whose translation is MKTGVETLILPAGAAGAEAAARRLAAGGLVAFPTETVYGLGADAANATAIAHLYAAKGRPAFNPLIAHVADLKAARRIGRFDARALALAEAFWPGPLTLVVPKTEDCPVADLATAGLDTVAIRIPAHPVAQAILRAFGGAVVAPSANISGHVSPTLAAHVESDLSGRIDLIVDGGPVTVGVESTIVGCLDAPMLLRPGGLSRERIEAVLGAPLARPPAEAESDDGQPLAPGMLASHYAPRAHVRLDAREIAPGEALLAFGPARLPGLDAASAVMNLSPTGDLDEAAANLFGYLRSLDARAPRAIAVMPIPEDGLGEAINDRLRRAAVAR
- a CDS encoding DSD1 family PLP-dependent enzyme gives rise to the protein MTSFSDIETPAAIVDVVRMQRNIARMQDRMNALDVSFRPHVKTTKCFAVADRQRAAGSNGITVSTLREAEEFFAAGYDDILYAVCIAPHRLSRAQRLRDRGCRLKILVDSVEAAQAVVEAQSHRDPFHVLIEVDTDGHRSGVGPEDERLIEIGRILHTGGATLRGVLTHAGNSYELDEPGALERLAEQERALSVRAAERLRAAGLPCPVVSVGSTPTALSARALDGVTEVRCGVYVFFDLFMTNVGVCAFDDIALSVLTSVVGHQSEKGWIIVDAGWMAMSRDRGTARQRRDYGYGIACDLEGRPLKEDLVMIAANQEHGILAVRNGPVISLENCFPIGTRLRILPNHACATGAQFSEYHASENGIERWRRFNGW
- a CDS encoding tripartite tricarboxylate transporter substrate-binding protein, whose translation is MISRTLAAMFAVGLNISAATAQEFPERQLTLIVPFPAGGPSDALGRAVAQAMAAHLKQSIIVENIGGASGTIGLTKLLKAPADGYSLGFGTIGTHVANVAFYKRLPYDPIADFEPVGLAGMASTLLVAKMDLPASNLHEFVTYAGANGEKLTYGSAGVGSISHYACVLLLSNLKLSITHVPYRGIAPAMNDLMGGHVDFMCDQTTTALPQVLGGTIKAIAALSDQPLPQAPQISTTAEAGYPGVKLRSWNAIFVRRGTPVPVRQKLNDALRAALVDPDVMRQMTAVGVELPRGSDLEPGAVSALIAQGLEHDVPVLRAKGEYLD
- a CDS encoding HAD-IA family hydrolase, with protein sequence MTMPRAVLFDLLTALLDSWSVWNASAGSEASGRAWRAEYLRMTYGCGSYVPYEDLVRQAARATGLAPSAADALEANWMSLPVWSGAQAALDQLAGRARLAVVTNCSTRLGRMAAARLRTQWDVVITAEEAGFYKPDSRPYRLALDMLGVSAADAAFVAGSGCDLIGTSAVGLRTYWHNRVGLARPEGAPAAERESPNLDDLVPWLEDFS
- a CDS encoding LysR family transcriptional regulator; the protein is MIALEDFRFVVALSRTGSLSGAARALDVTPPALSMRLKKLEAVLGINLVVRNSRGLRFTPEGERLVHEAQSLLARIDDLGNSLSGGAFAGPLRVVAPFGFGRIHVAPVMAAFIRDYPQVRATLDLSETPWNSNVEADVVIHIGTVRDSSWIAHLLARNARWVCASPGYLRRRGTPSHPRDLAQHACLSVRENEEDVTLWRYRNSHASSRRSEALRITPALTSNNGEVVREWAIAGLGIALRSEWDVAPSVKKGELRRLFREYEFEGADILALVPTRRGVSARVSHFVESLKTRFQPRPPWRSI